GATGATTTTTTGGAGGAGTCACCGATAATTCATATATAGCTTTTTCTTTTGTTTTTACTATAGAATAGCTAAAATCTAACGAGTTAGTAGACTCCGATATTCCCATCGAACTAAAGAAAAAAAATAGAAGAGACGAAAGTAGATTGATATTTAAAATTAACTTCACGGGTGCTCCTTATGTTCGCTAAAAGGCCTGGCGCCAAATTATGCAAAAAGGAGAGTGGAGGCAAATGATATTTTTCGCCTTTTCGCTTCACGCTTCAAAATGACTGCAGCTATTGAAGACCCCAAAGTCAATAAAAAAATCCTTGAGTACATAGGTTTACCTAAATAATTCGCCACCACTTAATCAGCAAAATACATTTAATAAAATGATAGACATGAGTTTTTTATAATTTTACTAGAACCTTAGAGGCGAATCTTTAGCTTCAACACTCATCTTTTTTGAATAAAGGTTAAGAAAATTATCGACATTTGAGATTATTTTTTCCTCTGGCACTTCCACATAATCCACTTGGAACTCTTCAGTGGCTAATGCTTTTAATTTCGACTCAGAAAATTGATTTACTTCATTTTGAGCTTGCGTCTCATTCTTTTCGAAATTACGAACAATCTAATTCCCTTAAAAGGGTCTGTGCTAAGGTCCAAGGATTTAACTACGAAAGTCTATATTCAATAAATATAATTTAAAAATATCTCTTTGATAGCTTAAACTTAAGCCATGGATTGGGTGTTTAAAATTTTCATTTTGATTCCTGGATTTTTACATATCTACTTTATGTACATGGAAATGTTTCTTTGGGAGAAGCCCAGAACCTTAAAGGCTTTTGGGCTTAGCGCCTCTCTGGCGCAACAAACAAAAAATATGGCTTTTAACCAGGGCCTTTATAACGGGTTTTTAGCTGCTGGTTTGATTTGGTCCTTGTTCATTTCTGATATCCAATGGGCAAACCAAGTTCAGATATTTTTCTTGAGTTGTATCTTTTTAGCTGGAGTTGTCGGAGCCTTAACTGTTTCTAAAAAAATATTTTATCTGCAATCCTTGCCCGCAGCCATTCCTTTGGTTTGGGTTTTAATTAAGTTTCAATTTTAATTTTGAAAAGAATATAGAATAATGATTAAAGAATTTGGAGATATTAATGAGAAAGTTGTTTATCCAGTTACCGATTTTTTCTGTGGGCCTTCTTTTTACAAGTTGTTTAACTCAGCAAAAAGCAGAGTTAAATTCAAGTCGGAATCCAAGTAATTCCAATGCGGCGGCAAGCCTAACGCAACAAAGGGAAATTGAAATTCCTTCAGGATTAAGCAAAGGTGATTGGGCCGATTTTGAGCATCTTTCAGAAGGGGCCGATGTGTACCCCTATGAATGGTTCATGAATTTAAAGTCAGCTGTTTTTCCAGAAGATCAAATTTACGGTGAAAATTTAAAAGGAGTCTATAATCAATTTTTTCATGAACAGTTGGACAAAAAATTTGGAATTTTAAAAACGAACGAGGAATTTTCATTTAAGAAAGTGAATCAGATACCTCGCAGAGTAAAATATTTAATTCCTTATTCCGGTTTAACGGCTTCTTGGAGTAATTTCCCTGTTGATGATTCTTATATGAATCAAACCAAGGATGTTTCAAATTCAGCCGATGCCTTTGCTGCCTATGACAATGAAAATACAAAGCTAGAATTGACTCCAGAAAATAAGATTATTAAAGAATTTAATGGTATTAAATCAATTAGAATGGTCGGAACTAATTGTGCCCTCTGCCACTCTGGTTCGATTAGTTTTGGTGGTAAGCTCTTACCAGTTCAAGGGGCCCCATCGATGGTCAATGTGAGGGGATTTTTTAAGGATATGGCTGGTTCGACAGTCTTGATGCTTACGAAAAAAGAGGTATTGGAAGAGTTTTTAACAAATATTAAAAGCTCGAATCCTTCTGTATTTAAGCATCTTCAACCTAAAAAAGATGCGGCCCAGTTGAGTGATGGCTTTGTTAAAGATTTTGCGAAGGCAACAAACGTTTTTGCGCATTTGGCAAAAGAGGAAGGCGAGTCCTCTGCTTTAGGAAAAACCAGTCATTTAGCAGCAAATGCCTATAATTTAATAATTGATAACGGGATGATATTTAAAAAAGTATCAGCAGGAATCACTCTTTTAAAGGCAAAAAAAGGTGACAATAGCAGGTTGTTTGAAGGAATTGCGGCGATCAAGAGAAGCTTAGTGAAGTTACTTAAACTCACTTACAATCTAACAGACGAAGACATTCAGAATTCTCATTTGGAAAAGAGGATGGAATATTTTGCGAAATTGTCAGTCGGGATCGACCCTTCTACAACAGAAACACCTTCTGGATTTAATCGGACGGATGCTTTTGGGCGTATTGGAAATCTTGTCTTACGGGGATCTAATCCAGTGGATATCACGGCCCCGGTTTCTTTGCCATGGATATGGGGATTAAAGTATATGGCCAACTTGCACTACAATGGAAATTCGAATTCAGTTATTATGAGGAATGTGGGACAGTCTCTCGGTTTAGGGGCGATCATTCTGGATAAAGATTTATCATCGACAGTGAATGTTCATAATTTAAATAAATTAGAACATTTGGTTCATCAAATTAAAGTTCCTGAATGGAAAGAAGTTTTTAAAGATTCTCGGGATTCTGCTGTAAGGATAAATCCTGATCTGCTACCTCGAGGTATCCAAATCTATTCTAGTAAGTGCATGCACTGTCATGAGAGCAATAAATTTGTCGGGCCTTCCCAGGTACTGCGTGAATATCATATGTTCCCTCTAAGTTCTAGAGATGGAAAATGTAGAGATTATAAAAACAATCAAGAATATGATTGCAGCCCCAATACGGATCCATTTGCAGCTCTCAACCCTATTAAACCAATTAGAGATCCCGTGTTAAAACATTTAATTCCCTTTGAAGAAAGCATTTATAATGGAGTGGGAGGCATTAAAGCTAAGTACTATAAAGATCATCAAATAACTCAGGAACAGCAAAAGGAAATGGAGTTCTATAATATCCGAGGCAATGAATTTTTTCGTGATACCTATAACGGTTTTTCAAAGCAGGGTGACTTTAATAATAACTATGGTGATATGAAACCAGGAATGGGTTATAAAGCAAGGCATCTTTCTGGAGTCTGGGCGACAGGTCCCTTTCTGCATAATGGATCAGTACCCACACTTTGGGAATTGCTGAAGCCGTCTGTAAAAAGGCCAAAATATTTTAATGTAAAGTCCATGAACTTTGATCCCAAATTTATCGGAGCTCCAGAAAAAGATTGGAACCGAAATAATAATAAATGCGATTTAAAAAATAAAATAGATAAAGAAATCTGTTTTGATACAGGACTTTCAGGGAATTCGAATGGGGGACACGAATGGGGTACAGATCTTTCAGATTCTGACAAACTCGCACTTATTGAGTTCTTAAAGTATTTGCCACCAGAACCAGAATACTCTTGGTGGAAGTATAAGTAGCAGGTTAAAGTGAACTAGGAATTTAAGTTTTTTTGAGTTTTAGAACTTAAGAAGCTCGATGTAAGTACTAAGGTCTGAGAAAAAATATTAGAATTGTACCTACTTGATACATATTAATTGTAATACTTGAATGCAGCTGAAAAATATGAAACCATGAAAATATGAAAACAACAAACTTAATTTTATAAAGGAATGAAAGGGAACTACAAAATGAAAAAATCAAACTTAAATCAAAAAGGTTTCTCGCTAGTGGAGCTGATGGTTGTTGTAGCCATTATAGGAATCTTAGCTACAATCGGTATTCCTCAATACCAAAAATTTATGGCAAAAGCTCGTCAATCGGAAGCTAAGACTCACTTAAATGCTATATATCAAGGGGAAGCGTCCTTTTTCACAGAGTTTAATGGATATTCAACAAACTTGGGAGCAATTGGGGCTGATGCTTCGGGAACCAATTTAAGATATAATGCGGGTTTTGATAATGATATGCCTGGTTGCACAAACCCTGTAGCCAATTCGGTTGATGGGGTGGCTGCAACTAATGATATGGTTTCAGTAGCAAATCCCCCTGGGTCTCCTGCGACCTATTTTTGGGCATTTGGAGAGCCAACTTCGGCAGTTAGTGGAACAGCTTGCAATAGTGCTGCTGGTGCTCAAGTATTTACAGCTGCAGCCTGGGGGAATCCTACAAATAATGCGGCAGCCCCCAACAATGCTGATAACAACGGTGATATTTTTACTATTAATCAAGCTAGAAACATGAATCATCGTGCAGTTGGAATGTAAGTCTAAACTTACATTTGCTAATTTTTACTTTACTTCTTAAAACAGGCAAGCATTTGACTATGCCTGTTTAAGTTTTTTACAAATTTATCAATAGATCATTCCATGCTATTCCCATGGAGCATTTCTTTCAGGCTCAAAATATGGTGAAAAAATTGAGCCTGTTTTAGTGCCTGATCTGCCCCAAAGGGCGCTATCAAAAAGGTTTCAATGGTGTCCGATTTTTTAAATGGCATGAGCTCAAGTTTTCGTTTTATTTCTGGAATAATAGACGTATTAATGGGGTTTTCGGAAAATTTTATCTCGCATACGGTATATGTGTACATAAAATCTCTATTCCGCAATTAGAGTTTAATCAACTTTGTTTGCGGGATAGAGGTCTAGATTCTTATTTCAAACTCCAGATGGTTCTGAGGCGCGTGAGTTCGGAGCCGTTTTCTTTGTGAAATATTTGATGAAAAAAAACGATTTCGTTTTTTTCGGAGTGAGGACTAGCTTCGATTTTTGAAATGATTTGATTGCCATGGAGAACTTCCGCCTTAAAGTTAATTTCTATCGACGTCAGATGGTGGGTTTTCCATGTTATTGTTGGTACCGCTTCCAAGGCCCATTGGGCATAGACCACATGGTTGACATGCCCGTTAACGTCTAAATCCCTAAGCATCACAGGCAGAACAAGTTCCCTAGTAAGATTCGAAACTTTTGGTAAAGGTGCAAAGTCATCAGCAATAGCACGCATAGGAGTAAAAAGATTTTCTGAAAAATGAGTGGATGCTGAGTCTTGAGTAGGGGTAGCTGTATTTTCTAGTGATTCGGTCCTTTTCAAAGGAATGGGCTTCTTGGTTTTTGTATCAATCATGGCGACGGAAATGGTGGCTTTAGCAATTATC
This genomic stretch from Deltaproteobacteria bacterium harbors:
- a CDS encoding DUF1304 domain-containing protein, giving the protein MDWVFKIFILIPGFLHIYFMYMEMFLWEKPRTLKAFGLSASLAQQTKNMAFNQGLYNGFLAAGLIWSLFISDIQWANQVQIFFLSCIFLAGVVGALTVSKKIFYLQSLPAAIPLVWVLIKFQF
- a CDS encoding prepilin-type N-terminal cleavage/methylation domain-containing protein, giving the protein MKKSNLNQKGFSLVELMVVVAIIGILATIGIPQYQKFMAKARQSEAKTHLNAIYQGEASFFTEFNGYSTNLGAIGADASGTNLRYNAGFDNDMPGCTNPVANSVDGVAATNDMVSVANPPGSPATYFWAFGEPTSAVSGTACNSAAGAQVFTAAAWGNPTNNAAAPNNADNNGDIFTINQARNMNHRAVGM